GTTTGGTAGTTACCGCCCTTTTCCTGCGCCACGATACCAGGCATTTGTGGCGAGACGGTGTTTTTTAGTGCTAGATTTCCCCTAGTCCTTTGAGTAGCGATCGCCCGCGCTTCTGCTTGCAGACGTTCCAAGGCTGGTAAACTCACCGTTCCCCCAGCAGCAGCACTAAAGCCAACCCGCCAGTCTGGATCGTTAAATTGCGGCAGCAGTGGTTGTCGCGTCACGCAACATTCTTGAACTTCCGGCGCAACGCCAGCCAAAGCCATCAAATGAAAGACACCGTGGGTAAGGTGAGCTAAAACTGAGGCAGTGTCGGGAGATGGCAACTGCTCCAAGCGGCGTAGATGTTCATTTAGTAGCTCATACAGTTCCTCCTGCGGCTGATCGCTCAATGCCTGACACAGAACTAATTCCGCAAGATATTGGCTGGCTGTCAGTTTCCTCAAGTCCTGACTTAAGCCGGGGTAAGATTCTATAGTTTCTGCCTGAGTTATTTTATCGAGCGATCGCCCTTTAGCAATCAGTAGCTCATTCACCACAAACAGCCCACTCCTACCACCCATCTTTGAGTGGTGTTTGCGTGCGCCGGGAGCCACAGCCCGAATTAAGCCAAATTCCCGCGTCAAAATCGTCAGCAGTCGGTCTGACTCGCCTAACGGCATACCCTTAAGATTAATTCCTGTTACTTTGTAGGTTCGGCTCATTAGCTTAAGTTTTGAGTTTTGAATTTTGAGTTCTGAGTTACAGGAATTTTTAAACTCAGCACTCAGCCCTCAGCCCTCACCACTCCTCAGTCTTCTTTTTCCAGCGTATCGCGCTGACGGATCAAATCGGGGCCGCGAGACGTTCCTAACCGCGTAGCTCCTGCCACGATTAACTCTATGGCTTGCTCAACGGTACGGATTCCCCCCGATGCCTTAATGCCTACCTGCTCCCGCGCCAGCTGCTTCAGAAGGCGGATATCCGCCACTGTGGCACCCCCCTGCCAGCCCGTGCTGGTTTTTAAGAATGCCACTCCTGCATCCATACATATTTCAGCTGCCACCTTCTTTTCTGCATCTGTCAGCAGGGCAGTTTCCAAAATTGCCTTCACAGTCTGCCCAGTTTCGTCGCAAATCTGGGCAATTTCTCGATGCAGCTCCTCGGTTTTTCCAGCTTTCAACAAACCCAGGTTGATCACGACATCTAACTCAGTAGCTCCATTTTCTACTGCCTCTTGAGCTTCATATAGTTTCGTCCCCACTGTCGTCGCCCCAGTGGGAAAGCCAATTACAGTACACACTTTGGGATTCTTTCCGTGCAGCAAATCAGCTGCTTGCCGCACGTATGCGGGATACACGCACACCGCCGCAAAATTAAACCTATATGCTTCTTCGCACCACCGCACCACTTGCTCGCTTGTAGCTGTGGGATTTAGCAGCGCATGATCGATAAACCCCGCAATATCAATATCAGGCTGATTTGCAGCCATCGTTTCTCCCCTCACTCACCTACTGTTAAGTTTTATCAGAATTTAAGAAAAATTACTTAAACCCAACCGGAATAACTTCTACCTGGTCTGTAGACACCGTATACATCTAAAGATAGAGAACCGCTCTTATTTAGCCCGCCACAGGTTTTCATGGCATTTTCAAAAACTGTGCTGATTAAGGCGTATCTAAAACCTTCTCAAAACCCACCTAGCTACAAGGAGTAAAAATAAATAAAATGGCAAAAAAAGACATAACGTTAACGTGGATAGGCTGCATATTTAGTATTACCGGAATCGGAATGCTTATCGGGAGTTTTTTATCTTATAATTCTACCCATAATTTTATTAAAAATTCATCCTCTACCATAGCCACTGTAACCGAACTTAGACTTCACACTTCTAGCAGTTCCAGCAGTAGCAAATCCAGTACCTATTACCCGATAGTAAAATTCAAAACTCAGAAGGGGGAAACCGTAGAGTTTCAATCAAGCGTTGGCACTTATCCACCAAGTTTTCGTGTAGGCGAAACGGTTTCTGTTCTCTACGATGCCAACAATCCCGCCGAAGCAGAAATAAACTCTTTTTGGCAACTTTGGTTTACTGCTATCTTTTTATTGGCAATGGGAGGGCTTTTTGCCGGAATAGGCTTGAGTTTACTCGCTGGCCCTTTAGCATTTAGATTGTTATCAAATAAAAATGCTGCAAAGCTGCAAGCTAATGGCAAAAAGATAGTAACTAAATTCACTGGAGTGGAATTAAATACATTTTTAACAGTCAACGGTTCCTCTCCTTACCAGATAACTTCCCAATGGTTTGACCCGGAGACTAATCAAGTTTACGTTTTTCACAGTGAAAATATTTGGTTTGATCCGGAAGAATTTATCAAATATGAAACAATAGATGTATATGTAGACCCCAACGATATGAAAAAATATCACATGGATATATCGTTTTTACCAAAATTGGCGAATTAAAATTTCCCCTGGGAAATTTGATTCCGCTTCTCGCATCCTTAAGCATCCGCCCCCGGCTTTGGCAACCCCTCAGACAGAAGCTCTTTTAATAATGAAAATTGGTTGAATCTCCGGCTGAGACATGGCAAGATTTAGTAACCATGTGATGAAGTTACCACAGCCATACAATGATTCAATAACTCTGTTCTAAATGCCACCATAACTCGGATATTTAAGTCTATCGGTGACAAGTGCGGCAGATATTTGAAAGCGCTTGTAGGTTAGGTTGAGAAACCCAACCTACAATGATTCTTAACTATTCACTTTTTTTCCCTGCCACTAACCTCAAATGGCGTGTACCTTCCTCCCAAAGCTTCTACAATGGTGCGGGTATTAGCAACCATCATGTTTATGTAAGAATCAGCGTCACTTCCAGCGGCACCAATCGAGTCAGAATATAGTTGACGCGGTGCTAATTTTATGCCTGATTCTTGCGCTACAGTAGTAATCAAAGCTGGGTTAATTGTTGTTTCTGCAAAAATTGCAGAAACACCAGCTACTTTAACAGATTCTACCAATTTTCGTACTGTTTGAGCGCTAGGTTGTTCTTCCGTACTGATGCCAATCAAAGTACCAGCAACTGGGATTCCATAACCACGGCCATAATATTGAAAAGCGTCGTGAGTTGTTATTAATTTCCGCTTATTTTCTGGAATGGTTTTAATTTCCTGGATAATCCAGCTATCAAGTTGTTTTAACTCAGCAGTGAGTAATTCTGCATTTTGAGTAAATTTCTCTTTGTCTTCTGGTGATACTTCAATTAACGCATCGCGAATGGCATTAACCATTTGGATCGCGTTATCAGCATCTCCCCAAACATGGGGATCTGGCACTACTTCTCCTTTACCTTTATCCAGTTGCAAAGACTTTACCACTTCCCCTACAGCCACTTTCCGAGCTTTGCCGCCAGAGGCGTTCATCAGCTTAATCAACCCTGGTTCTAAGTTGTAGCCGTTATACAAAATCAGGTTTGCTTTCTCTAAAGCCTGAGAGTCTTGTGGCACTGGTTCGTAAACGTGGGGATCTGTTCCTGGCTTGAGAATGCCCTTAAGCTGAATCTCTTCTCCTCCCACCCGTTCAGTTAAGTCTTCGATGATGGTGCTGGTGGCAACTACGTTGGGTTTGCTGTCTGCGGCTGGATTGGTACTTTCTGAGGAGGGCTGATTACAACTGAATAGGGCAAAAGGTAGAAGCAGCCCCAGTCCTAACCAGGTAAGGTGAGCAAAAGAAAGAATTTTTGGCTTTCTCTTATTTCTTTTTTTCTTTTTTAGGTTTTCTTCCATCTTTCTACTGTGAAGGTGCTGCACAATTAATCTTGCCTATCTTTTAGATTATTTCCATTTATAGATGTTTTCATAATCCTTTCATTTTTAGATTATGCTCAAGGAAAGCAAGATCGAACCACACTAATGAGTACCGTCACTTTTTCACCTGATGCGGATTGGACAAAAATGGTATGCCATCTGAGAGATGTGCCTGTGGCGGCGACAGGTGCAACAAGCATTAACGTCAGCCACTTGGGAGTTCAGTACCGCACGGTAGAGGCGCTGCGAGATGTCAGTTTTGCGGTGAAATCGGGGCGACTGACGGGAATTATTGGACCCAATGGTGCTGGTAAAAGTACGCTGATGAAGGCGATGTTGGGGTTGATTCCGGCTGCTGCTGGCAGTGTACTGTATAACGAGCGCCCGTTGATGGAGCAAAGGGAACTGGTTGCTTATGTGCCGCAGCGATCGCAAATAGACTGGACTTACCCCGCTACTGTCTGGGATGCGGTAATGATGGGTAGGGTGAAGAAAACTGGCTGGTTTCGTCGCTTCTCAAACGTTAGCAGACGAGTAGCGGCAGATGCTATCGAGCGTGTGGGGATGAGCGCTTATCGTGATCGCCCGATTGGGCAACTTTCAGGCGGACAACAGCAACGGGTATTTTTAGCCAGAGCGATCGCTCAGCAAGCGGAGATTTTCTGTTTTGATGAGCCGTTTGCGGGAATCGATCAGAAAACTCAGTCAATTATTTTTGACATCTTCCACGAACTCGCCGACGCCAATAAAACTGTTCTAGTCGTCAACCACGACTTAGGGGAATCTATCACCCACTTTGATGATTTGATTTTACTAAATACTGATTTAATTGCCAGTGGTTCGCGCCAAGAGGTGCTAAGTCAGGAAAACCTTTACCGCGCCTATGGGGGCAAGGTTGCATTTTTTGCAGCTTAGAAAATTAGAAGCTAAGAGTTATTAACTCATCACTCCTAGCTTCTAAATATTTCCAATTACCAAAATAAAATTATTATGCTAGAAGTGTTAATTGAGCCGTTGCAGTATGGTTTCATGCAGCGATCGCTTGTAATTGCCATTCTTGTCGGCCTTTTGTGTGCTGTCGTGGGTAGCTACCTAATGGTGCAGCGATTGGCTTTGCTGGGAGATGCCATTAGTCACTCGGTATTGCCTGGGTTAGCGATCGCTTTTATGGTGGGAGCGAATATCTTTGTTGGAGCCTTTATTGCCGGAGTCTTGAGTACAATGGCGATCGCTTGGATTCGGACGCGATCGCCTATTAAAGAAGATGCGGCAATGGGTATAGTTTTTTCCGCCTTCTTTGCCTTTGGTATTACCTTAATTACTCTAATCCAAAAAGACAACAAAATCGACCTCAACCACTTCTTATTTGGCAATATTTTAGGTGTCACCATTCAAGAAGTCCGAGACACAGCTATCATCGCCGCAATTGTATTAATAATTGTTGTACTGCTGTATAAAGAATTATTGTTCTATACCTTCGATCCCCTCGGAGCGCAGGCAGTTGGATTACCTACCAATCTGCTAAACTTTGGGCTGATGCTGCTAATTGCTCTAACGATTGTTGCCAGCATGAAAGCCGTGGGAGTAATCTTAGTTTTATCTCTACTAATCACGCCGGGAGCAACCGCATATTTATTAGTTAAACGGCTGCACAATGTGATGATTTTGGGGGCGGTAATTGGCATTATTTCCAGTATTAGCGGGATGTATCTCAGCTACTTTTTTAATCTGCCTTCTGGCCCCGCAATTGTATTAGTTGTATCGGGATTATTTGTAATAGCATTATTATTCAGCCCCAGCTACGGGATATTTACCAACAAAAAGTCAGATTCGGGGCAATTATTTCCTGTCTTGCAGGAGTTGAAACAGCTGATGCGATCGCGCTAAAAAATCGCCCTAAAAGTTATTTCTAAAACTTCAACTGTCTAGGCTTATGATTAAAAAAGTCTGAATTTAGGAACTCTGGCATGATTCGCGCTTTTTTCCGAGCCGCTAAAGTTGACAATGCCAAACCGCCCTACGACACAATTCATCTCAAGGTACTATATCCCGCCAAGATGTCGGGAAGCCAACAGCAACTAGCTCAAGGCATTGTGCCAGCAGACTCAGACAAAGCTCCGTTTCCGGTGGTAATTTTCTTTAGTGGGATTAACTGCACGAGCCAAATGTACCAGTGGCTAGCAGTTCAACTTGCCCAGCGGGGAATGGTGGTAGTTACATTTGACTGGGTTGCCGAAAATTTACCAGGGATATTCAGCCTCACTCCAGGTGTTGACATTGCAATGTGGACACCCGATAAATACGGCACTGGCTCCACTGCTTCGGCTTTACCAACACTGCTAGGCGAACTTGAAAGCCTCCAGTCGGAGGGAGTGCTGGCGGGAATGCTGAACTTACAACAAATTATTTTGGGCGGACACTCCGCAGGTGGCAGAATTGCCCTAGAAAATGCCGAACCACGCTTTTTTCCACAAGTCGCGGCGGCTTTTGCCTACGGCGCTCACAATGCCGCCCCGATAATGCTAGGATTTGCACCAGAAACAATATTGCCGCTGCCCTCATCGCTGCCTCTGTTGCTCATAGGTGGCACCAAGGACGGGGTAATTGCGACCAGCAGTGGACAGTATGGACTCAGTAGCGACGCTACTACAGCAGTTGTCCGCACCTTCCACGAGGCAATAACCGGCGGGCGAGATGACACCTATCTGCTAATTCTGGAAGGGGCAAATCACTTTTCCATTGCTTATCCGCCAGATATTACCACTGCTTCACCTTTTGACTTACCAGCTACTCAACCGGAAGAGGCAATACGTTCTCTAGTGGGTGAAACGATTGGTTTGTTTATTGATGCTCATGTACGTCACAAACCAGACGCATCGCAGGGGCTTGAGAGTTTGCTATTGGGTGCTAATCCAACGATCGCATTGTTGGCGCGAAAGTGAGCAGGGGTGATGGTACCGAAGATGCGATCGCTCGTGACGGTAGGCTACAGTAAGCTGATACCTGATTGCTTCTTTGTTAAGTAGACTCCTGAATTCAGAAAAACTCAGCACTGATGTTAAAGATAGTCCTCTACAGGGGAATACTTACAAAGGAGGATGTCAGGAAGTTTCTCTAGAAGCAGTATGCCGCCCAAGCTATGTGATAACTACGAGAATCCATTGCCTCTATTGGCGGAGATTCTAACATAGGTTAGCGATGACGAAGACTAAAGGTTTCTCCGCTTAAACCTGACGTGAAACTAGAATATGGGCTGAATTTTTCCATATGTTTTCTTCCTGAATTGATGCTGGATAGTCCATAGTCTGTTTAAATGAACAATAGGCAGTTTTCTCAATAACAAGGTCTAATTATGAATGAAATTACCAAAGATGAAATGCGTGAAAGACTGGGAAACATAGATCAGATTCGCGACATTCTTTTTGGCTCTCATGTTCGAGACTATAGCAAGCGCTTCGAGCATTTAGAGTTGGAATTATCCAACCTAGATCAAGAAATCAATCAGCGCATTGATCGGATAAAAGATGCTCTTTCCCTTGAGCTGCAAATAGCAGTTGATTCTCTGGATAAAAAAATCAGAACTTTAAGCCTAAATACCCAAAAAGATAGCGCCGATCTTCGTCAACATATCGACCGCACCAGCCAAAACATTTCTAACGCATTGGGAACCTTGGATGATGTTGTCGATACCCAGACAAATGCGATTCGACAAGATATCTCGCAAACCAGAGAGAAACTCCAAGAAGATATCCGAAGTTTGAAAAAACAAGTTTTTGAAGAAATGGAAAAACGCTTTTCTTCAATGACTGATGTCAAACTTTCTAAGGATGATATGGCAGAAATAATGTTTGAGTTTGGCATGAGGCTAAAAGGGTCTAACTTAGTGTCTGATTTGTCAGACGACAGTAGCACAAGTGTAGCTGCCGAGCTTTTGTTACCAGAGTCAGGCAATCATTAGATAAAATTAAATTCCGGCGCGGAATTAAGGTGTATTGCTTGATTTTTTAGCTTTATTAGTTAAAAATTAGAGTAACGGATGGCAGTACATGACTTTATCCAAAAAAAATCAAGCTGAAGATTTTGCTCCCCTAGAAGGGTTGGTGAAGTTATTAATTGACTTAGAGCTTTTCAACCCTCCTAAGGGAGATAGAGAAGAATCAAACGCCGCTTCTTCTGAAGTAAAGACGGTACTTCAGGGGTTGAAAAGTTTGTCAGAAACACCCCAACAGTTTGAAAATAAAGCCGAAAATCTACCTAAGAATTCACTTTTATCGGAGCAGGATTTCGAGGTAGTTACTGTACCTAAGC
This genomic stretch from Funiculus sociatus GB2-C1 harbors:
- the recO gene encoding DNA repair protein RecO → MSRTYKVTGINLKGMPLGESDRLLTILTREFGLIRAVAPGARKHHSKMGGRSGLFVVNELLIAKGRSLDKITQAETIESYPGLSQDLRKLTASQYLAELVLCQALSDQPQEELYELLNEHLRRLEQLPSPDTASVLAHLTHGVFHLMALAGVAPEVQECCVTRQPLLPQFNDPDWRVGFSAAAGGTVSLPALERLQAEARAIATQRTRGNLALKNTVSPQMPGIVAQEKGGNYQTVVHAQTPLILNTKLNAVELALLQKLAQPELPQVDTSSDEPPTMSEESIHPLSLTHHPSYHAAWVGVEQILRQYVQFQFGRSIRSAALMDACF
- the deoC gene encoding deoxyribose-phosphate aldolase, producing MAANQPDIDIAGFIDHALLNPTATSEQVVRWCEEAYRFNFAAVCVYPAYVRQAADLLHGKNPKVCTVIGFPTGATTVGTKLYEAQEAVENGATELDVVINLGLLKAGKTEELHREIAQICDETGQTVKAILETALLTDAEKKVAAEICMDAGVAFLKTSTGWQGGATVADIRLLKQLAREQVGIKASGGIRTVEQAIELIVAGATRLGTSRGPDLIRQRDTLEKED
- a CDS encoding DUF3592 domain-containing protein, yielding MAKKDITLTWIGCIFSITGIGMLIGSFLSYNSTHNFIKNSSSTIATVTELRLHTSSSSSSSKSSTYYPIVKFKTQKGETVEFQSSVGTYPPSFRVGETVSVLYDANNPAEAEINSFWQLWFTAIFLLAMGGLFAGIGLSLLAGPLAFRLLSNKNAAKLQANGKKIVTKFTGVELNTFLTVNGSSPYQITSQWFDPETNQVYVFHSENIWFDPEEFIKYETIDVYVDPNDMKKYHMDISFLPKLAN
- a CDS encoding metal ABC transporter substrate-binding protein, which encodes MEENLKKKKRNKRKPKILSFAHLTWLGLGLLLPFALFSCNQPSSESTNPAADSKPNVVATSTIIEDLTERVGGEEIQLKGILKPGTDPHVYEPVPQDSQALEKANLILYNGYNLEPGLIKLMNASGGKARKVAVGEVVKSLQLDKGKGEVVPDPHVWGDADNAIQMVNAIRDALIEVSPEDKEKFTQNAELLTAELKQLDSWIIQEIKTIPENKRKLITTHDAFQYYGRGYGIPVAGTLIGISTEEQPSAQTVRKLVESVKVAGVSAIFAETTINPALITTVAQESGIKLAPRQLYSDSIGAAGSDADSYINMMVANTRTIVEALGGRYTPFEVSGREKK
- a CDS encoding metal ABC transporter ATP-binding protein; the encoded protein is MVCHLRDVPVAATGATSINVSHLGVQYRTVEALRDVSFAVKSGRLTGIIGPNGAGKSTLMKAMLGLIPAAAGSVLYNERPLMEQRELVAYVPQRSQIDWTYPATVWDAVMMGRVKKTGWFRRFSNVSRRVAADAIERVGMSAYRDRPIGQLSGGQQQRVFLARAIAQQAEIFCFDEPFAGIDQKTQSIIFDIFHELADANKTVLVVNHDLGESITHFDDLILLNTDLIASGSRQEVLSQENLYRAYGGKVAFFAA
- a CDS encoding metal ABC transporter permease, giving the protein MLEVLIEPLQYGFMQRSLVIAILVGLLCAVVGSYLMVQRLALLGDAISHSVLPGLAIAFMVGANIFVGAFIAGVLSTMAIAWIRTRSPIKEDAAMGIVFSAFFAFGITLITLIQKDNKIDLNHFLFGNILGVTIQEVRDTAIIAAIVLIIVVLLYKELLFYTFDPLGAQAVGLPTNLLNFGLMLLIALTIVASMKAVGVILVLSLLITPGATAYLLVKRLHNVMILGAVIGIISSISGMYLSYFFNLPSGPAIVLVVSGLFVIALLFSPSYGIFTNKKSDSGQLFPVLQELKQLMRSR
- a CDS encoding alpha/beta hydrolase family protein, encoding MIRAFFRAAKVDNAKPPYDTIHLKVLYPAKMSGSQQQLAQGIVPADSDKAPFPVVIFFSGINCTSQMYQWLAVQLAQRGMVVVTFDWVAENLPGIFSLTPGVDIAMWTPDKYGTGSTASALPTLLGELESLQSEGVLAGMLNLQQIILGGHSAGGRIALENAEPRFFPQVAAAFAYGAHNAAPIMLGFAPETILPLPSSLPLLLIGGTKDGVIATSSGQYGLSSDATTAVVRTFHEAITGGRDDTYLLILEGANHFSIAYPPDITTASPFDLPATQPEEAIRSLVGETIGLFIDAHVRHKPDASQGLESLLLGANPTIALLARK